From Mercenaria mercenaria strain notata chromosome 17, MADL_Memer_1, whole genome shotgun sequence, the proteins below share one genomic window:
- the LOC123535704 gene encoding fibrillin-2-like, giving the protein MNEDKQQVSTVVCTDGGTECDNIMHSSCDTTTGVLKCKCNPGYEEDSVDDSSCVKKRVSDVVCTDGGTECDDIMHSACDTTTGVLKCKCNPGYEEDSVDDSSCVKKQVSTVVCTDGGSECDNIMHSSCDTTTGVLKCKCNPGYKEDSVDDSSCVKTIGSGCTGTDACSGDVNSVCENEKCTCKDGYGEKNNVCTLTVSGTLCAEDGDECDSIDNAVCDTGTCKCSPNFVMNVDACVPENTGASTGVGAMTIVLSVFATIQVMFR; this is encoded by the exons ATGAATGAAGACAAAC AACAAGTATCAACTGTCGTGTGTACAGATGGAGGGACCGAGTGCGATAATATTATGCACTCCTCTTGTGATACAACAACTGGAGTGTTAAAGTGTAAATGTAACCCTGGCTACGAAGAGGATTCGGTTGACGACAGCTCATGCGTAAAGA AAAGAGTATCAGATGTCGTGTGTACAGATGGAGGAACCGAGTGCGATGATATTATGCACTCCGCTTGTGATACAACAACTGGAGTTTTAAAGTGCAAATGTAATCCTGGCTATGAAGAGGATTCGGTTGACGACAGTTCATGCGTAAAGA AACAAGTATCAACTGTCGTGTGTACAGATGGAGGGTCCGAGTGCGATAATATCATGCACTCCTCTTGTGATACAACAACTGGAGTGTTAAAGTGCAAATGTAATCCTGGCTACAAAGAGGATTCGGTTGACGACAGTTCATGCGTAAAGA CTATTGGAAGTGGTTGCACAGGAACTGATGCATGCTCAGGTGATGTGAACTCAGTTTGTGAAAATGAGAAGTGTACCTGTAAAGATGGATAtggagaaaaaaataatgtttgcaCACTCA CTGTAAGTGGAACTTTGTGCGCTGAAGATGGAGATGAATGTGACAGTATTGACAATGCCGTATGTGATACTGGTACATGTAAATGTAGTCCCAATTTCGTTATGAACGTTGACGCGTGTGTACCTGAGAACACTG GTGCATCTACAGGAGTTGGAGCTATGACAATTGTACTGTCTGTTTTCGCAACAATTCAAGTGATGTTCAGATAA